From Spirosoma aerolatum, one genomic window encodes:
- a CDS encoding Gfo/Idh/MocA family protein — protein sequence MDTLISRRTSLQTLSIAVGGLLTQSVSGLSFGESAPKKLGIALVGLGNYATNQLAPALQETQHCYLAGIVTGSPDKAKTWASKYNIPAKNIYNYQTFDQIRNNPDIDIIYVVLPNFLHAEYTIRAAQAGKHVICEKPMAMNANEARQMIIACAKAGVQLSVGYRLYFEPHHLEMRRLVAEKAFGQVKVIESALGFTVPGPNSWRLDKKIGGGGAIMDLGIYAIQGARRTLNLDPISVTAQAFTYDKEHFKDVHEMVFWQFEFPGGTIADCRTTYSSYVDRLYVTCERWGWYKLEPAYNATGAQGLTSKGPMNVASPNYQQIAQMDAFVESIWNKTTPEASGEEGWKDMKLIGAILQAADTGRKITIDLKS from the coding sequence ATGGATACGCTCATTTCCCGACGAACTTCTCTGCAAACCCTTTCAATTGCGGTCGGTGGCTTACTCACTCAATCGGTAAGTGGGTTGTCGTTCGGAGAGTCTGCACCTAAAAAGTTAGGGATAGCCCTGGTTGGGTTGGGAAATTATGCAACCAATCAGCTAGCTCCAGCACTTCAGGAAACCCAGCATTGTTACCTCGCCGGTATTGTAACCGGTTCGCCCGACAAAGCCAAAACCTGGGCTTCTAAATACAATATTCCGGCGAAGAACATCTACAATTACCAGACCTTCGATCAGATTCGGAACAATCCCGATATTGACATCATCTATGTAGTGTTGCCGAATTTCCTGCATGCCGAATACACCATCCGGGCAGCGCAGGCCGGTAAACATGTGATCTGCGAGAAGCCAATGGCGATGAATGCCAACGAGGCTCGGCAGATGATTATAGCCTGTGCGAAAGCGGGTGTTCAGTTGTCGGTAGGGTATCGGCTCTATTTTGAGCCACATCATCTGGAAATGCGCCGACTGGTAGCCGAGAAGGCATTTGGGCAGGTGAAAGTGATTGAATCGGCATTGGGGTTCACCGTTCCAGGACCGAACTCATGGCGATTAGATAAGAAGATTGGTGGGGGCGGAGCGATTATGGATCTGGGTATTTATGCTATACAGGGTGCCCGACGAACACTCAATCTGGACCCGATCAGCGTAACCGCTCAGGCATTTACTTACGATAAAGAGCATTTTAAAGACGTTCATGAGATGGTATTCTGGCAGTTTGAGTTTCCCGGTGGAACTATTGCCGATTGCCGAACTACCTATTCGTCGTATGTTGATCGACTGTATGTTACCTGTGAACGTTGGGGTTGGTATAAGCTTGAGCCTGCGTATAATGCAACGGGGGCACAGGGCCTAACCAGCAAAGGTCCAATGAATGTAGCCTCCCCGAACTACCAGCAAATAGCGCAAATGGACGCTTTTGTTGAATCGATCTGGAACAAAACCACGCCCGAAGCTTCGGGAGAAGAAGGCTGGAAAGATATGAAGCTGATCGGCGCGATTCTACAGGCTGCCGACACCGGGCGGAAAATTACGATTGACCTGAAAAGCTAA
- a CDS encoding BamA/TamA family outer membrane protein: MKLLYCSFVGLLLLIVSDSTCLAQMPLSDTAALSFRLPVTQSVSPTRDVADLVSRWFPRLHITPHDSASLHEGKRFLIVIPQIGYTLQTQLLAAVLLNTPFRRSGANMSTISTQLTYTQNNQAFLTAISQIWSRNNRFLWTNDWRLMHYPQATYGLGMYTSTDRRVVDMDYAYLRMYQSLLRQLAPNFYAGIGYHLDLHWNIESYNAFREFTRISGYPYGVQGRSVSSGPTLHILYDNRQNSINPTGGLYANAVLRSNMEFLGSDDTYQSLLLELRKYIPISLQSGNILALWSYNSFTLDGNPPFLDLPSTGWDSNGNLGRGFIQGRFRGKNLLYAEAEYRFHITDDRLLGGVIFANAQTVTEQASRQFEKVVPAVGGGLRIRMNKISRTNLSIDYGFGMDGSHGLFFNLGEVF; this comes from the coding sequence ATGAAACTCCTCTACTGTTCGTTTGTGGGTTTACTGTTACTGATTGTATCGGATAGTACCTGTCTGGCTCAAATGCCGCTTTCGGATACGGCTGCCCTCTCATTTAGGCTGCCCGTTACGCAGTCTGTTAGTCCTACCCGCGATGTAGCCGATTTAGTTAGTCGTTGGTTTCCGCGTCTGCACATTACCCCTCACGATTCGGCAAGTCTACATGAAGGGAAGCGATTTCTGATCGTCATTCCACAGATTGGCTATACGTTACAAACGCAGTTACTGGCGGCCGTTCTGTTGAATACACCGTTCCGCCGATCAGGGGCTAACATGTCGACGATTAGTACACAACTGACTTATACGCAGAATAACCAGGCGTTTCTTACAGCCATTTCGCAGATTTGGAGCCGCAATAATCGCTTTCTGTGGACCAACGACTGGCGGCTGATGCATTACCCGCAGGCCACCTACGGGCTGGGTATGTATACCTCAACCGACCGACGGGTAGTGGATATGGATTATGCCTATCTGCGTATGTACCAGAGCCTGCTACGACAATTAGCACCTAATTTCTATGCGGGTATCGGCTATCATCTGGACCTACACTGGAACATCGAAAGTTACAACGCCTTCCGGGAGTTTACACGTATTTCGGGCTATCCATACGGAGTTCAGGGTCGTTCGGTTTCTTCAGGCCCAACCCTGCATATCTTGTACGACAACCGCCAGAACTCCATCAATCCGACCGGCGGTTTGTATGCCAACGCTGTGCTCCGCAGCAATATGGAGTTTCTGGGAAGCGATGATACCTACCAATCGTTGTTGCTGGAGCTGAGAAAGTATATTCCGATTTCTCTGCAATCGGGGAATATTCTGGCGCTCTGGTCATACAACTCATTTACGCTGGATGGGAATCCACCCTTTCTCGATTTACCTAGTACAGGCTGGGACAGCAACGGTAATCTGGGTCGTGGTTTCATTCAGGGGCGTTTTCGGGGCAAAAACCTGCTCTATGCCGAGGCAGAATACCGCTTCCACATCACAGATGATCGCTTATTGGGGGGCGTTATCTTTGCCAATGCCCAAACCGTAACCGAACAGGCAAGCCGACAATTTGAAAAGGTAGTCCCTGCTGTAGGTGGCGGGTTACGCATCAGGATGAACAAAATTTCCCGCACGAACTTATCTATCGACTATGGCTTCGGTATGGATGGATCGCACGGTCTGTTTTTCAACCTGGGTGAGGTGTTTTAG
- a CDS encoding amidohydrolase family protein translates to MIKHSLTGLLAVSLAYGSLAQTTFPQNGVYDERPGLYAFTSATIVVDPKTTLQNATLLIRNGRIEAVGTNVSVPAGTVVADLKGKRIYPALIDIDSDYGMPEVTRGPGGGRGAGAPQYESNKKGPYYWNQAIQPENEAGVIFKANAAKADELRKLGFGAVLVHPHDGIARGTGALVTLADDRENTLVLKPNATAHYSFSKGTSTQQYPNSMMGVVALLRQAMYDADWYKRAGSKEQANMSLEALNRIRSLPTIFEANDKLGIMRADKIGDEFGIQYVIRSTGDEYQMIDEVKSTGASLIVPLNFPQPYDVEDPWDADNVSLAELKHWEMASSNAGRLAAANIPFALTTAGLRNKADFWPNLRKAIENGLSEQKALEALTIIPAKLIHAEDMLGTLQKGNVANFIITSGNLFSADNVIYESWTRGKQYIVTTKAPVDLRGAWALTIGDRSNLKLNITGKTPDKLDYQIVADTARITPKVAVSGELISMQIQLNRRQPGTTRLTGYRTSPTDFKGDGEMPNGQIIQWSAVRTGDAPASTTATSTSATSSTSAMASTTATTPSSSTATLLFPFVGMGNAQKPKAESVLIRNTTVWTNEKDGVLTGADVLVTDGKISKVGKGLTAPAGVKVVDGTGKHLTNGIIDEHSHIALLSINEGGQSSSAEVRMSDVINPEDINIYRQLAGGVTTSQLLHGSANSIGGQSALVKLKWGESPEGMLIKGADGFIKFALGENVKQSNYPNPNVLTRFPQSRMGVEQVYMDHFTRAKEYAKGWETYNKLSAKEKATAIPPRRDIELDALAEILAAKRFITCHSYVQSEINMLLKVADSLGFKVNTFTHILEGYKLADKMAKHGVGGSSFADWWAYKMEVHDAIPYNAALMHRQGVVVSINSDDAEMARRLNQEAAKTVEYGGVSEEDAWKMVTLNPAKLLHLDNRLGSIRAGKDADLVLWNAHPLSIYARPEITMIEGATYFSLKDEEAKRDALHAERSRIIQKMLAAKAGGASTVRPTFRRARMWHCEDIEGVMAEGEEENAESK, encoded by the coding sequence ATGATAAAACATTCCCTGACAGGACTGCTTGCAGTCAGTCTGGCCTATGGGTCTTTGGCTCAGACAACCTTCCCACAAAATGGTGTTTACGACGAGCGGCCGGGGCTGTATGCCTTTACCAGCGCAACCATCGTTGTAGACCCCAAAACGACCCTGCAAAACGCGACCCTGCTTATCCGTAACGGGCGTATCGAAGCGGTTGGAACAAACGTTTCCGTTCCAGCCGGAACCGTCGTAGCCGACCTGAAAGGCAAACGAATTTACCCGGCGCTTATCGACATTGATTCTGACTACGGTATGCCGGAGGTTACGCGTGGACCTGGTGGTGGCCGTGGGGCTGGTGCTCCCCAGTACGAATCGAACAAGAAGGGGCCGTATTACTGGAACCAGGCCATTCAGCCTGAAAATGAGGCTGGTGTTATTTTTAAAGCCAATGCAGCCAAAGCCGATGAGTTACGTAAACTGGGTTTTGGTGCTGTGCTGGTGCATCCACACGATGGTATTGCCCGTGGTACGGGAGCGCTGGTAACCCTGGCTGATGATCGGGAAAATACGCTGGTGCTTAAACCCAATGCAACCGCGCATTATTCGTTCAGCAAAGGAACATCTACCCAGCAATACCCCAACTCTATGATGGGGGTGGTAGCTTTACTACGGCAGGCTATGTATGATGCCGACTGGTACAAACGGGCAGGTAGTAAAGAGCAGGCAAATATGTCGCTCGAAGCACTCAACCGAATTCGCAGCCTGCCGACCATTTTTGAAGCCAATGACAAACTGGGTATCATGCGGGCCGATAAAATTGGGGACGAGTTTGGTATTCAGTATGTTATCCGCAGTACGGGTGATGAGTACCAGATGATTGATGAGGTAAAGTCTACAGGGGCTTCGCTGATTGTGCCGCTGAATTTTCCGCAACCTTACGATGTTGAAGACCCCTGGGATGCTGATAACGTGTCGCTGGCTGAACTCAAGCATTGGGAAATGGCCTCTTCGAATGCAGGTCGACTAGCCGCTGCCAATATTCCGTTTGCGCTAACCACGGCTGGGTTGCGCAACAAGGCAGATTTCTGGCCGAACCTGCGGAAAGCCATCGAAAATGGCCTGTCGGAGCAAAAAGCACTGGAAGCACTAACCATCATTCCAGCCAAACTGATCCATGCTGAAGATATGCTCGGAACCTTGCAGAAAGGAAATGTAGCCAATTTCATTATTACGTCAGGCAATCTGTTTAGTGCCGATAACGTGATCTACGAAAGCTGGACACGGGGTAAGCAGTATATCGTAACGACCAAAGCACCTGTAGACCTGCGTGGTGCCTGGGCGCTGACCATCGGGGATCGGAGCAACCTGAAGCTGAACATCACTGGGAAAACGCCTGATAAACTCGACTACCAGATCGTAGCCGATACGGCCCGTATAACCCCCAAAGTAGCGGTCAGTGGCGAACTGATCTCGATGCAGATTCAACTGAATCGGCGGCAGCCAGGAACAACTCGCCTGACTGGCTACCGGACGTCGCCCACCGATTTCAAAGGCGATGGTGAAATGCCCAATGGTCAAATCATCCAATGGTCGGCAGTTCGTACGGGCGATGCCCCGGCATCGACCACTGCAACGTCCACTTCGGCGACTAGTTCGACATCGGCTATGGCGTCAACAACCGCTACAACACCCTCTAGCAGCACAGCTACGCTACTTTTTCCGTTTGTCGGGATGGGTAATGCTCAGAAACCCAAGGCCGAATCCGTGCTCATTCGGAATACCACCGTCTGGACGAACGAGAAAGATGGCGTATTAACCGGTGCCGATGTGCTGGTGACAGATGGGAAGATTTCGAAAGTAGGGAAGGGGCTGACGGCTCCGGCTGGTGTAAAGGTAGTTGACGGGACGGGCAAGCACCTGACCAACGGCATTATCGACGAACATTCACACATTGCCCTGCTGTCTATCAACGAAGGCGGGCAGTCAAGTTCAGCCGAAGTGCGGATGTCGGATGTGATTAACCCCGAAGACATTAATATTTATCGGCAACTGGCCGGTGGCGTAACCACGTCCCAACTGCTCCACGGTTCGGCCAACTCTATTGGAGGGCAGTCGGCGCTGGTGAAACTGAAATGGGGCGAATCGCCCGAGGGCATGCTGATCAAAGGCGCGGATGGGTTTATCAAGTTTGCACTCGGCGAAAACGTAAAGCAGTCCAATTACCCCAACCCGAACGTGCTGACCCGTTTCCCGCAATCGCGGATGGGTGTTGAGCAGGTGTATATGGACCACTTCACCCGGGCCAAAGAATACGCGAAAGGCTGGGAAACCTACAACAAGCTATCGGCTAAAGAAAAAGCAACGGCTATCCCGCCCCGTCGGGATATAGAACTGGATGCACTGGCTGAAATTCTGGCGGCAAAACGGTTCATTACCTGCCACTCATACGTGCAGTCGGAAATCAATATGCTCCTTAAAGTAGCTGATTCGCTCGGCTTCAAAGTGAACACGTTTACGCACATTCTGGAAGGCTATAAACTTGCCGACAAAATGGCGAAACATGGAGTAGGTGGTTCGTCGTTTGCCGACTGGTGGGCCTATAAAATGGAGGTACACGATGCCATTCCGTACAATGCCGCGCTGATGCATCGCCAGGGTGTGGTGGTATCGATCAACTCCGACGATGCTGAAATGGCCCGTCGACTGAATCAGGAGGCCGCTAAAACGGTTGAGTATGGTGGCGTAAGCGAGGAGGATGCCTGGAAAATGGTAACGCTCAACCCGGCGAAACTTTTGCACCTGGATAACCGTCTGGGTAGCATTCGGGCCGGTAAAGATGCTGATCTGGTATTGTGGAATGCACACCCGCTGTCGATTTATGCACGGCCTGAAATCACGATGATCGAAGGTGCTACGTACTTTAGCCTCAAGGATGAAGAGGCAAAACGTGATGCACTTCATGCCGAACGCTCCCGAATCATTCAGAAAATGCTGGCTGCCAAAGCGGGTGGGGCATCAACCGTTCGCCCAACGTTCCGTCGGGCACGTATGTGGCATTGCGAAGACATTGAGGGCGTGATGGCCGAAGGGGAAGAAGAAAACGCAGAGAGCAAATAA